Genomic DNA from Candidatus Koribacter versatilis Ellin345:
ACATGATCACCACCGGCGCGCTCACGCGGCTCGGCTACGTGTACGGCAACCTGATGGTGAACTTGCACCTGAAGAACCAAAAGCTCGTGGAGCGAGGCATTCGCATCGTGCAACAGGTCACCGGACTCTCTGCCGATGATGCCATCCGCCTTATAGAAAGCGCTGACGAAAGCCTGCCCATCGCGTTGGTGATGAACGAAGCTGGTGTGAGCAAGACGGAAGCCACCAAACGCCTGAAGAAGGCCGGCGGCAGCGTGCGGAAAGCGATCGCCGGCCGCTAGTCCGGTTCCGGCGCTTCCACAGAGGCCCCACGCTGGTCTTCCGGAAGCGCACTCGCAATCGCCGTGCTGACCGCCTGCATGAGCGCCTCGCGTCCGCCCGCCTGCGCCAAAGTGATCGGTGGGTGGAACGTCAGCGTTACTGGGCCGGGCGTGATCGCAAAGCGATGCTTGGGCCACATCTCGTAGCTACCGGCGATGGTGACGGGGATGACTGCCGCGCCTGATTCTTCGACAAGGTAAAACGGACCCTTCTTCAGCGGACGCATCTTGCCATCGCTCGAACGCGTGCCTTCCGGAAACACCGCCATATGCAACCCGTGCTGCATGACGTCGCTCGCGGCGCGAATACTGGCCACTGCGGCTTCACGATTGCTGCGGTCCACCGGCACCAGTTGTGCCAGTTTCATCGCCGTCCCAAGCAGCGGGATCCGGAACAATTCCTTCTTCACCAGCACCGACGTTCGTCCGGGGATCAGCGGAATCACGATCGGCGGATCCATGTTCGACACATGGTTCGACATGAAAATGTAGTGCTGCCCCGGCTGGATATTCTCGAGTCCCACGATCGTGATCTTCGCACCTGCCATCTTCGCGCCCATCAGTGCGCCCCAAACTGCGGCCCTGTAGAGCGGTTCGACGTGCTTCGTGATGAACATGTATGGGATGCCCCAGAGGCCGTTGAGCACCGTCCACACGCCCCACCAGATCATTACGAGCACGGTCCGAATCATTTGTGTGCTCCGCTCTCCATGTCGTCGCCACGGATCCACGCCGCGCGTTGAGCGCGCTGTTCCACGCTGGCGGCCGGCTCTTCGACGACCGAAAACGCAGGGCCCTTTGATTCCGCCAGCGTCACCTTTACGGCCATGGTTCGGGTGCGCGAGGCGAATCGAAACGTCACCGTGTCGCCCGCCTTGTGGCCGACGAGGTAGTGCGAGAGATCACCCATGTACTCGTGTTCATCGATGGCCGTCAATGTATCTCCGGCATGCACGCCCGCGGCTTCCACCGCGCTTCCCGGCGTCACCTTGGTCACCTCCGGCAGGCCGGTGAAGTTCACGGATGCGTCGAACCCAGCATCTACGCCCAGGATCGCAAACGGCTGCAGCGTCAGCCCGACGAAACGGAGATAGTCATCGTACGGGATTGGCACCGTGCTGCGAACGTACTTATCGAAGAAGGATTGGAAGCTGCCACCGGCGACTTTTTCCGCGGCCTGCTGGACCGCGTTGGAATCGTCGTAGTAGCGGTGCTTTTTAGCGTATTCGGCGTTGAGATAAATGAACAGGTCGCGTAACGACTTTGTTCCCCGCGTCCGCTTGCGCATCTCGAGATCAAGCAAAACGCCTAACAATTCTCCGCTGGTGTAGTACGAAACGCTGCGCTCCGGACGCCGATAGTAGGCGTGGCCTTCCATCCATGCCTCCAGGCTCGAGGTCTCAGGCGACTGGAATTTGTGCGCGGGACGAGCCTCAAAGTCGCTAATCACTGCCGAGAGATGCGACAGATACCCGCGTTCATTCTCCAGCCCCGCCCGCACCAGCATCAGTTCCGACGCGGTACTTGTCACGCCCTCGGCAAACCACAGTGCGCGTGTGTACTGCTCATGCTGAAAGTCGACGGGCTGGAGCGATTGCGGCCGGATCCTCTTCACGTTCCACAGATGAAAGAACTCGTGCGCCGAGGTACTGATGGGAGCAAGCGCGTTTTCGTGCATGCGGTCCGCCGGCGCGGAGATCGCGGTACCGTAGCTGTGCTCCATGCCGCCGCCGACGGGCCCGCGTGGGAAGTGATACAGGAACGTGTATTGGTCGAACGGACGATCGTGCATCCAGTCAACCGAAGCGTGGACGACTTTACGCAGCGCATCCTGGATGGCGGGGAGGTTGTAATCAGCGTCATCCGCATCCACAACAATCCGATATTGGGCACCATCTTCGTCGAAGGCCGCGATCTTGCTCGCCGACATCTCCACCGGACTGTCCACGAGAGCGTCGTAACTCACGGGACGCGCGAGCCGGTGCGCGGTTTCATCGAACAAACCAAGGTCGCGTAACGACCATGTCGCAGGAAGATCAGAAACGGCCAGCATCAACGGAGCGTTGCGATCTCCGTAGAGCAACACCTGCGCCCAGTTTAGAAAAACGTGATCGCTGCTCGCCTGCGCGCTGAACGGCCCGGGAACATTCGCATTCAGGTTGTATTCAATGACCGCGCAGCCGT
This window encodes:
- a CDS encoding lysophospholipid acyltransferase family protein; this translates as MIRTVLVMIWWGVWTVLNGLWGIPYMFITKHVEPLYRAAVWGALMGAKMAGAKITIVGLENIQPGQHYIFMSNHVSNMDPPIVIPLIPGRTSVLVKKELFRIPLLGTAMKLAQLVPVDRSNREAAVASIRAASDVMQHGLHMAVFPEGTRSSDGKMRPLKKGPFYLVEESGAAVIPVTIAGSYEMWPKHRFAITPGPVTLTFHPPITLAQAGGREALMQAVSTAIASALPEDQRGASVEAPEPD
- a CDS encoding M61 family metallopeptidase; this translates as MRRYAAVRLVCSVLWFIVYCSRFSAAAVTCASPEPLPGNPQYEYFVSVADHDRHQLHVSIRYRATKPTVFQMPVWNALYQVRDFAQYATELQAHDGNGTALSVEAEGNSAWRVPPSNGCAVIEYNLNANVPGPFSAQASSDHVFLNWAQVLLYGDRNAPLMLAVSDLPATWSLRDLGLFDETAHRLARPVSYDALVDSPVEMSASKIAAFDEDGAQYRIVVDADDADYNLPAIQDALRKVVHASVDWMHDRPFDQYTFLYHFPRGPVGGGMEHSYGTAISAPADRMHENALAPISTSAHEFFHLWNVKRIRPQSLQPVDFQHEQYTRALWFAEGVTSTASELMLVRAGLENERGYLSHLSAVISDFEARPAHKFQSPETSSLEAWMEGHAYYRRPERSVSYYTSGELLGVLLDLEMRKRTRGTKSLRDLFIYLNAEYAKKHRYYDDSNAVQQAAEKVAGGSFQSFFDKYVRSTVPIPYDDYLRFVGLTLQPFAILGVDAGFDASVNFTGLPEVTKVTPGSAVEAAGVHAGDTLTAIDEHEYMGDLSHYLVGHKAGDTVTFRFASRTRTMAVKVTLAESKGPAFSVVEEPAASVEQRAQRAAWIRGDDMESGAHK